From Camelus ferus isolate YT-003-E chromosome 15, BCGSAC_Cfer_1.0, whole genome shotgun sequence, the proteins below share one genomic window:
- the LOC116669062 gene encoding basic proline-rich protein-like, translating to MGPKTPIRSLGEASSFTVQMRSFQGHVCTGPAGVRVRECVRVRVAGGGSLRSAPRPGPRITPRPAPGGLPGPPPRRAEEGREPGGGAGGRVVPGCHFLPPPRSLRGARPPPPSPAPCGPRREPIIPARPAVAARSPGPASARRRVAGVRERAPSRVLPAAVPPARLPSSPPASGPASRAASSGAHYRVAGGVGPARLRALVPRRRVPASARCSPPAAALAPAPALRSRPGRQRRLGGPGAPRRERPGRAAGPSALGPTSRPLLPRWGSPHPAGRRTRTRGAPTPRWPRAPRLGRAPGHSAGGLRQPSPPRGAPLPGTASALGPRIQHWPQGQRPLLSPGRCQVPPPWQPAEPPAAFALQFSGPPPEPTALCLPQHWGWGQQRRPIRAATPTPPATPARCRRRVDASPLSRAKVGAPGPS from the exons ATGGGGCCGAAGACCCCCATCCGCAGCCTTGGTGAGGCCTCGTCCTTCACCGTGCAGATGCGAAGCTTTCAAGGACACGTCTGCACCGGCCCAGCGGGGGTGCGTGTGCGTGAGTGTGTCCGCGTGCGT GTGGCCGGAGGAGGATCGCTGCGAAGCgctccccggcccggcccccggATCACCCCTCGGCCCGCCCCCGGGGGCCTCCCGGGTCCCCCGCCCCGCCGGGCCGAGGAGGGCCGGGAgccggggggaggggcggggggccgGGTCGTGCCAGGCTGCCATTTTCTGCCGCCGCCGCGGAGCCTGCGCGgggcccggcccccgcccccctcccccgctccctgCGGGCCGCGGCGGGAGCCGATTATTCCGG CCCGGCCCGCCGTCGCCGCCCGCAGCCCTGGCCCCGCGAGCGCCCGTCGCCGAGTTGCGGGGGTCCGAGAGCGTGCCCCGAGCCGGGTACTGCCCGCCGCCGTGCCCCCCGcccgtctcccctcctccccacccgccTCCGGGCCGGCCTCCCGGGCCGCCAGCAGCGGCGCTCATTACCGTGTGGCCGGTGGGGTCGGGCCGGCCCGGCTGCGCGCCCTAGTGCCGCGGCGCCGCGTCCCG GCCTCCGCCCGCTGCTCGCCCCCCGCGGCCGCGCTGGCCCCGGCCCCGGCGCTGCGGAGCCGGCCCGGGAGGCAGCGCCGACTGGGGGGCCCCGGGGCGCCGCGGCGGGAGCGGCCTGGGCGCGCGGCCGGTCCTAGCGCCCTCGGCCCGACTTCCCGGCCCCTGCTGCCCCGCTGGGGGTCCCCGCACCCTGCGGGACGGAGGACCAGAACCCGCGGCGCCCCGACCCCGCGCTGGCCCCGGGCACCCCGCCTCGGCCGCGCTCCGGGCCACTCCGCCGGGGGCCTGCGACAGCCCTCCCCTCCACGGGGCGCCCCGCTACCTGGCACTGCCTCTGCGCTGGGTCCCCGCATCCAGCACTGGCCGCAGGGACAGCGGCCCCTCCTCTCCCCGGGCCGGTGtcaagtgcctcccccctggCAGCCCGCGGAGCCCCCGGCGGCCTTCGCCCTGCAGTTCTCCGGACCTCCACCAGAGCCCACTGCACTCTGCCTGCCTCAgcactggggctggggacagcagCGCCGGCCCATCCGCGCCGCAACCCCCACGCCACCCGCCACCCCAGCCAGGTGCCGCCGCCGAGTGGACGCCAGCCCACTCAGCAGAGCCAAGGTCGGGGCGCCAGGCCCATCTTAG